From Quercus robur chromosome 8, dhQueRobu3.1, whole genome shotgun sequence:
TTTTAAGTTTAAGGAATGAATTGCTGAGTATTAAGAAAGGTCCTGAAAGCATGGATAATTTCTTTCAAAGAATTAAACAAGCTAGGGATAGATTGAGTGCTGTTGCTGTGtttgttgatgaagaagaaCTCATACACTTAGTTTTAGAAGCATTACCACATGAATATAGTGCATTCTGTTATGCAATTAGGACTCGTAATGATATGGTTACTATTGAAGAATTGAATACTTTGTTGAATGCTAAAGAAAGAGCTCTTAAGAAGAAATCTGAGATTAGGGATACAGCTAGAGATACAACTATGGCTATGATTCTTCAGAGTGGTTTTAATCAAAATCATAATTGAGGTAGAGGTAGAAATGGCAATCAGAGGGGTCATGGCAGAGGATTTAATAATTTTGGTCCTAATTTTGGGTTTAATCATGGTCAATCCTCTAGTCATTCCTCTTGTCATGCAAATGGTATTCTTCAGTTTCTTGGATTTCAACCACAATCTCAGCATAAGAATGGTTTTGGTTTTCCTTCATTTCAGTCTCAAGGTCAATCTCAATCTTCAAGACCTACTTGTCAGATTTGTGGCAAGAATGGTCATACTGCATTGGATTGCTATCATCGCATGAATTTTGCCTATCAAGGTAGACATGCTCCAGCCAAACTAGCCTCTATGGCAGCTAGTTCTATGGCAGCAACTGCCAATTCTGCTTCCGCAAATGCTTCGAGTTGGCTTACTGATACAGGGTGTTCTAATCATGTTACACCTGATCTCTCTCAGCTTTCATTGACTTCTCAAGCTACTACTGGTCATGAAACTGTTACTGTTGGCAATGGGCAAGAATTACCTGTGACTCATGTTGGTAATGGTAAGCTTCAAACCCCTTCTCATTGTTTTCGTTTAGATAAATATCCTTAGGGTCCCAGATTTAGCTTCCAATCTTTTATCTGTCCATAAACTTTGTTTACAAAACAAtgccttttgttattttgatgccAATCAATTCTTAATTGTGGATTTGGCTACGGGGAAGGTTCTTTATCAAGGCCTGAGTAAAGATGGTGTGTATCCTATTCCATTTCCTTCACAACTATCTACTGATTCTGCTATTGCTTCATCTCTTGCTTTCAAGTCTTCTGTTACTACTCCTGTTTCCAATGAAGCAATGTTGTGGCATCAAAAACTTGGTCATCCTTGTTCCAAGCTTCTTCATTCTGCCTTGTCTTCCTTCAATAATAGTGTTAAAATTTCTGTACATGATGACATTTGTTCTCAATGTAAATCTTGTATAAGTGCTAAAATGCACAAACTTTCCTTTCCACAGCATGTCATGTCTAgttcttctcctttacaacttGTTCACGGTGATGTTTGGGGCCCTGCTCTTGTTACTTCTATTCTTGGTTATAAATATTATGTCATTTTTGTTGATGACTATACTAGATTCACTTGGTTGTTTCTTCTTAAACATAAATCTAAAGTGTTTACTGTTTTCTTGCACTTTAAAGTTTTTGTTGAGAATCAGTTTGAGTCTAAAATCAAAATCCTTAGGACAGATGGTGGGGGTGAATATGTGAGTAATCAATTTAAGTCATTTTGTTTGGATCATGGCATCCAACATCAGTTGTCATTTTTGCTCAGATAAagagtaaaacaaaacaaagaagttaaaaacaaagaaaaaggaaatcctAACTAATCCACTGTCGCTAGAATTTTCGATTGCATTTAGTGTATGCAACAAGCCTTTAAACCCCTAGCTTACACTAGTGGACGAGTTGTAGTCTCGTGAGGGTTTGCAGGGAATACACCCACAAAATTCTGAGAATgaatactaaaaaaaacaaacaaacaaacaaataaataaataaataaaacaaagaaaatcaattttttttttcaattgcctTTTGCAAAGAGGATTAGTTCAAGTTCAAAAACACTATAAATGCTAAAGAAATTTCTCATGCCGTCAAAACTCAATGTGAGTGAAAAGTGGTAGCCAACCCAAACATACTCTTAGTTTTAGAATAAACTTGACTCGAATCTCTATTTGAAAGTATACTTCAACTCAAATCTTTCCGGTGTTATCACTCAACAAATGAAATCACTCTGAAATAGGGTCTACACTCTCAACAATATATGTGAGCAGAGTAATGTAAGCAAAATCAAATACCTCACATATAAAACACATGAAAAACGCTTAATCAAGAAAGAATAAGTAGTCTCATGAAAGGATGCCAAAAATATTCATACCAcacctttttcttctcaatcatATCAGTATCTGAACTACACAATCTTCAAGATCAAATAAGGACTTTATTAGGACGTAAAGTTAGGTAAAAGAAAAgggaatgaaataaaaatgggtGAAGGTAAATAATAAGAAGTGTTTTCAAGATTTGTCAGAATGTCAACTCTTTTTGGAATTTccattcaacaaatttttttttttttttttttaactcttcttcttcaaagcaGTACTCCTTCCTTATATTTCACTTCTAAAAATTTGATGAGAACcttgtttattttcttctttttgacacttttctgttttttttttgaattttttttgaattttctttttcttctttgaattcTCACACAAACCACCACATTGAAACAAACTGATCAAATTCCATCTTGAAACACTATGGATAAGGGATTTAAGAAAGAAAGGCTAATTAAAAGGCTCAACGGGGTGACTAGCGATAAtgcatcaaaaaagaaaaatacatatatgGCTAAAAGTAGACAAAAATGGCCTAATCTCATCTCTCAAAGACTAGTATAGTTCATTCAACATCAATGACTTCAAAAGATTCAAGTGTGgcataaaatcatttttttttcttggccaaaagaaagaacaatgaGACTACAACAAGGGAAATATGTTACGCACTTCCAAATGAACTTTAAGATTAGAAACAATAAATAACCCTCCAAAAATAATGATTGGCTCAAAACTCACAAGGGTTACAGTCTCCACATTGTTATCATCAAGATTTTCTAATCATTTTTATCCTTCAACAACAAGTTGTGTCTGAGTGGCTATGTGCATGTGCAATGAATTGAGCATGAAAGCAATGAAATTCTTTAAGCAAGAGTAGTATAATGAACTCAAAACATAAACCTCAAGCTAggcaaaagtttttttttttttttttttttttttttttttttttttttttttttttttaacacatctaagcaaaacaaaaccaaaagataGAAATCTATATAAATCCCCCCCAAACCTAAACCAAACATTGTCCTCAATGTTAAAAATGATACTCTCAAATATATGTCTTGAATGAAAAGAGAGCAAAATATGCATATGCAACATGAGAAACTCAAGTAGGAAAAGTAAGGTAAGGAGAAGGAGGAGACGTACTTTAATCAAGCtgattgttataaattttaatttctgtcAAATATCTGctagaacaaaagaaaataaaatgaaacaagaaaataaacacaaagatTAATCTAAAATCAGAaaatacaagaattttttttttttttttgtaaaaagatTTAACACAACTGGAGATCAATCCTGATAAACAGGACCATCCAAACCTCAACAACACCATGGAGATAAATAATGCATATTATGAATGGACTAGTCCAATGATATTGTAACTTACCTGGGTCAAAAACAGGTTGAGAAGCTTTTGTAGTGTCTTCCAATTGAATTCTTTGCATAACCACAGAAGCACTAATACCCTTAATATCAGCAATTCTCCAACCTATAGCTTCCTTATGCTCTTGAAGTATACTTATCAATTGGTGTTCCCAAAAGTCATCCAACTTTAGTGGTTCTACAATAGATGGGAATGGGGATGAAGAAAGTGGGAAACGGACCACTTTTGGCTGCCAGCTATCAATACTTAAGAGAGAAACAGAATCCAACAATGCATTGACCTCCTCAATTGATTTTTCAGTATCCAAATTGCAATCAAAACGGGTTAAGCAAGTGTTTGGGGGATCCTCACAACTTGATTGTAGGAAAGTATCATGGACTAGGCTCCCAATCATGTTAACCTCACATATATCCTCATTGTCTAGTACTTGCTTACTTATGTCAAAAATATTAAGCTCAACAGTCATATTCCCAAAAGAAATCTTCATCACACCACTTCGACAATTGATCAAAGCATTGGATGTGGCTAAGAAAGGGCGACCCAAAATGACATGGATTTGTGTACTAGCATTTAGAGCAGGCTCAGTGTCTAACACAACAAAATCAACAGGAAAATAGAACGCATCCACCTTAATCAGCACATCCTCAACAATACCTCTAGGGATTTTCACAGACCTATCAGCTAATTGAAGTGTCATAGTTGTGGGTTTCAACTCCCCCAAACCTAGCTGTAAGTATACTGAATATGGCATTAGGTTCACACTTGCCCCCAAATCTAGCAAAGCTCGCTCAATGAGATGATCCCCAATCCTACATGAAATTGTAGGAGATCCAGGGTTTTTACATTTCACTAGATATTTATTCTGAATGATTGAACTAACTTGCTCTGTCAAAAATGCCTTTTTAGGGACATTTGTCTTTCTCTTTATTGTCACAAGATCTTTTAGAAATTTGGCATAAGCAGGAACTTGCTGAATTGCATCAAGAAATGGAATGTTTATTTGCACTTGCttaaaaacctctaaaatgtctCCAAATTGTGCACTTTTCTGAGGACTGATTAACCTTTAAGGAAATGGAGCTTTAGGAACAAACCTCTTATCAAGGGGGGAATTAAGATCCTGAATTGGAGTGGCGGGTGGGTTGTCC
This genomic window contains:
- the LOC126696303 gene encoding uncharacterized protein LOC126696303; this translates as MPEVEDDENIVLKEKGTYSSHDGHREKKDNPPATPIQDLNSPLDKRLISPQKSAQFGDILEVFKQVQINIPFLDAIQQVPAYAKFLKDLVTIKRKTNVPKKAFLTEQVSSIIQNKYLVKCKNPGSPTISCRIGDHLIERALLDLGASVNLMPYSVYLQLGLGELKPTTMTLQLADRSVKIPRGIVEDVLIKVDAFYFPVDFVVLDTEPALNASTQIHVILGRPFLATSNALINCRSGVMKISFGNMTVELNIFDISKQVLDNEDICEVNMIGSLVHDTFLQSSCEDPPNTCLTRFDCNLDTEKSIEEVNALLDSVSLLSIDSWQPKVVRFPLSSSPFPSIVEPLKLDDFWEHQLISILQEHKEAIGWRIADIKGISASVVMQRIQLEDTTKASQPVFDPGVVTEDLKARDEAIAESVDSCEGNGIGYTPSLLRP